In the genome of Streptomyces pactum, one region contains:
- a CDS encoding polysaccharide deacetylase family protein: protein MRDPRRRPRPGWLAVLALAVAALLAGGFLSPTAADGRHPDRLPAQRSDTGVSTGEIRGWAASQRSADAERRAAAAGKRTARDRAGQAGVPAGPRVRPAVRTTTAEPGRAKTLVLYDTAGPYGHLGELYAMGVANLGGHFGTVTAKPVEEYTAGLLDTYDATVYIGSTYYGGEIPDAVPQDFYLDTLLSERPVIWLGSNIWNMANSVSLQEFEYRYGWDPTTSFYGTEDGVGQVTEVRYKGQSLTRKFPAGQDGGVLHPNIKTGPGVPQVTEVAQAVDTAQAAEQTFPWALRSGNLTYVGEIPFTYVSETDRILAFQDLLFDALAPQTTEQHRALLRLEDITPLSDATKLRALADYLKSRNIPYGINVIPVYNDPKGVQNNGLPRTVRLSQRPALVNTLKYMLANGAVLMDHGYTHQYGNADNPYNGLTGDDFEFFRAHVDAGNNVVYDGPVAEDSADWAQSRITAALAEFARVGLPRPKLWTTPHYAASATDYRVFGQNFEARLERSLYFSGTLRGTEPDSTRYLGQFFPYPVTDVYGTKVLPENLGSYEPEGHNNNPPRTAADLVRGAKANLAVRDGFASFYYHPYHSVDPLKETVEGIEALGYSFVSPESLLPAPGA, encoded by the coding sequence GTGAGAGATCCACGGAGAAGACCGCGGCCGGGCTGGCTGGCGGTGCTGGCGCTGGCCGTCGCCGCGCTGCTGGCGGGCGGTTTCCTGTCGCCCACCGCCGCCGACGGCCGGCACCCGGACCGTCTCCCGGCACAGCGGTCCGACACCGGTGTGAGCACCGGTGAGATCCGCGGCTGGGCCGCGTCGCAGCGGTCGGCGGACGCCGAACGGCGCGCCGCCGCGGCCGGAAAGCGCACGGCACGGGACCGGGCCGGGCAGGCCGGGGTGCCGGCCGGGCCGCGGGTCCGGCCCGCGGTGCGCACCACCACCGCCGAGCCCGGCCGGGCGAAGACCCTGGTGCTGTACGACACGGCGGGCCCCTACGGGCACCTGGGCGAGCTGTACGCGATGGGCGTGGCGAACCTCGGCGGCCACTTCGGCACCGTGACCGCCAAGCCGGTCGAGGAGTACACCGCCGGGCTGCTGGACACCTACGACGCCACCGTGTACATCGGCTCCACCTACTACGGCGGGGAGATCCCCGACGCCGTCCCGCAGGACTTCTACCTGGACACCCTGCTGTCGGAGCGTCCGGTGATCTGGCTGGGCTCCAACATCTGGAACATGGCCAACTCGGTCAGTCTCCAGGAGTTCGAGTACCGGTACGGCTGGGACCCGACCACCTCGTTCTACGGGACCGAGGACGGCGTGGGGCAGGTCACCGAGGTCCGGTACAAGGGCCAGTCGCTGACCCGCAAGTTCCCGGCCGGGCAGGACGGCGGGGTGCTGCACCCCAACATCAAGACCGGTCCGGGCGTGCCGCAGGTCACCGAGGTGGCGCAGGCGGTGGACACCGCGCAGGCGGCCGAGCAGACGTTCCCGTGGGCACTGCGGTCGGGCAACCTGACCTACGTCGGGGAGATCCCGTTCACCTACGTCTCCGAGACCGACCGCATCCTCGCCTTCCAGGACCTGCTGTTCGACGCCCTCGCACCGCAGACGACCGAACAGCACCGGGCGCTGCTGCGGCTGGAGGACATCACGCCGCTGTCCGACGCCACCAAGCTGCGGGCGCTGGCCGACTACCTGAAGTCCCGGAACATCCCCTACGGGATCAACGTCATCCCGGTGTACAACGACCCCAAGGGCGTGCAGAACAACGGCCTGCCGCGCACCGTGCGGCTCTCGCAGCGGCCGGCCCTGGTGAACACGCTCAAGTACATGCTGGCCAACGGCGCGGTGCTGATGGACCACGGCTACACCCATCAGTACGGCAACGCGGACAACCCGTACAACGGGCTGACCGGTGACGACTTCGAGTTCTTCCGGGCCCACGTGGACGCCGGGAACAACGTGGTCTACGACGGTCCGGTGGCCGAGGACTCCGCCGACTGGGCCCAGTCCCGGATCACCGCGGCGCTGGCGGAGTTCGCCCGGGTCGGGCTGCCCCGGCCGAAGCTGTGGACCACCCCGCACTACGCGGCGTCGGCCACCGACTACCGGGTCTTCGGGCAGAACTTCGAGGCCCGGCTGGAGCGTTCGCTGTACTTCTCCGGAACGCTGCGCGGCACCGAGCCGGACTCGACCCGCTACCTGGGGCAGTTCTTCCCCTACCCGGTCACCGACGTCTACGGCACCAAGGTGCTGCCGGAGAACCTGGGGAGCTACGAGCCGGAGGGTCACAACAACAACCCGCCGCGCACCGCGGCCGACCTGGTCCGGGGGGCGAAGGCCAACCTGGCCGTGCGGGACGGCTTCGCCAGCTTCTACTATCACCCGTACCACTCGGTGGACCCGCTGAAGGAGACCGTCGAGGGCATCGAGGCGCTGGGCTACTCGTTCGTCAGCCCGGAGAGCCTGCTCCCGGCCCCGGGCGCGTGA
- a CDS encoding winged helix-turn-helix transcriptional regulator translates to MREPLDPEMFDPVCPTDLTPFRVGDKWAGMIIRCLEGGPRRFSELRVPLRGVTAKVLTQSLRALERDGFVVRTVRSAPARHVEYELTALGRSLIGPLDAACAWAREHWEELLEAREAGSATAGDG, encoded by the coding sequence GTGCGCGAACCACTGGACCCGGAGATGTTCGACCCGGTGTGCCCCACCGACCTGACGCCGTTCAGGGTGGGCGACAAATGGGCCGGAATGATCATTCGCTGCCTCGAAGGCGGACCCCGCAGGTTCTCCGAACTCCGCGTACCGCTCCGCGGCGTCACGGCCAAGGTCCTCACCCAGTCGCTGCGCGCGCTGGAACGCGACGGGTTCGTCGTCCGTACGGTGCGGTCGGCGCCCGCGCGGCACGTGGAGTACGAGCTGACCGCCCTCGGCCGGAGCCTCATCGGACCGCTCGACGCCGCCTGCGCCTGGGCCCGGGAGCACTGGGAGGAACTCCTCGAAGCTAGGGAGGCCGGTTCGGCGACGGCCGGCGACGGCTGA
- a CDS encoding glycosyltransferase family 2 protein, which produces MTAQPLVWAAVALIAVAGTYNTAMFLLSRRPVAHHMDDGGERLYVFLLACLNEEKVLAESLARITALPADRCVALVIDDASDDGTARIARAADPDRVKLHRRTLPDARRGKGAALNDGVRHLRATGLTGGRDPDQVIVCVVDADGRLDPHVIEAVDPYFNDARTGATQVGVRMYNRRQGLLARMQDMEFVVYGDVFQSARRFLGSVGMGGNGQFMRLSALDSLGGDPWSDSLTEDLDLGIRLIARGWTNQHCTTAAVSQQAVLDLRRLIRQRSRWFQGHLQSANLVPLILREVPGRAAVDLLYHLSSPVLILLTSLLPLSFTVAVLGTVAASVTAGRALVSPAWFLGPYLLSFTAAWIYGFVYRRREPTLSLPRAFLLGHVFVIYGYIWFAAGWWGLWRAVTGKRTWLKTART; this is translated from the coding sequence GTGACCGCGCAGCCGCTGGTCTGGGCCGCGGTCGCGCTGATCGCCGTCGCCGGCACCTACAACACGGCGATGTTCCTGCTCTCCCGCCGCCCGGTGGCCCACCACATGGACGACGGCGGCGAGCGCCTCTACGTCTTCCTGCTGGCCTGCCTCAACGAGGAGAAGGTCCTCGCCGAGAGCCTGGCCCGGATCACCGCGCTGCCCGCCGACCGGTGCGTCGCCCTCGTCATCGACGACGCCTCGGACGACGGGACCGCGCGGATCGCCCGCGCCGCCGACCCCGACCGGGTCAAGCTGCACCGGCGCACCCTGCCCGACGCCCGGCGCGGCAAGGGCGCCGCGCTCAACGACGGCGTGCGCCACCTGCGCGCCACCGGCCTGACCGGCGGCCGCGACCCGGACCAGGTGATCGTCTGCGTGGTGGACGCCGACGGGCGGCTGGACCCGCACGTCATCGAGGCGGTCGATCCGTACTTCAACGACGCCCGCACCGGGGCCACCCAGGTCGGCGTGCGGATGTACAACCGCCGGCAGGGCCTGCTCGCCCGCATGCAGGACATGGAGTTCGTCGTCTACGGCGACGTCTTCCAGAGCGCCCGCCGTTTCCTGGGCAGCGTCGGCATGGGCGGCAACGGCCAGTTCATGAGGCTGTCCGCGCTCGACTCGCTGGGCGGCGACCCGTGGAGCGACAGCCTCACCGAGGACCTCGACCTGGGCATCCGGCTGATCGCCCGCGGCTGGACCAACCAGCACTGCACCACCGCCGCGGTGTCCCAGCAGGCGGTGCTCGACCTGCGCCGGCTCATCCGGCAGCGCTCCCGCTGGTTCCAGGGTCACCTGCAGTCCGCCAACCTGGTGCCGCTGATACTGCGTGAGGTGCCCGGCCGGGCCGCCGTGGACCTCCTCTACCACCTGTCCAGCCCGGTGCTGATCCTCCTCACCTCGCTGCTGCCGCTGTCCTTCACCGTCGCGGTCCTCGGCACCGTGGCGGCGTCCGTCACCGCCGGCCGGGCCCTGGTCTCCCCGGCCTGGTTCCTCGGCCCCTACCTGCTCTCCTTCACCGCGGCCTGGATCTACGGGTTCGTCTACCGCCGCCGCGAACCCACGCTGAGCCTGCCGCGCGCCTTCCTGCTCGGCCATGTGTTCGTGATCTACGGCTACATCTGGTTCGCGGCCGGCTGGTGGGGGCTGTGGCGCGCCGTCACCGGCAAGCGGACCTGGCTCAAGACCGCACGCACCTGA
- a CDS encoding GNAT family N-acetyltransferase, translating into MSVFLETDRLVLRRFTPSDVDLLLELDSDPEVMRFINGGRPTPRETVTGQVLPRLLHLHAGTGECGFWAAEERTTGAFLGWFEFRPLEGERWDVVELGYRLRRPAWGRGYATEGSLALIAKGFTELGVQRVTANTMAVNSGSRRVMEKAGLRFARSYVGDWPEVIDGSEHGEVEYTLTRQEWLSSRTGAAGG; encoded by the coding sequence ATGTCCGTATTCCTGGAGACCGACCGACTGGTCCTGCGCCGGTTCACCCCGTCCGACGTGGACCTGCTGCTGGAGCTCGACAGCGACCCCGAGGTGATGCGCTTCATCAACGGGGGCCGGCCCACCCCGCGCGAGACGGTGACCGGCCAGGTGCTGCCCCGGTTGCTGCACCTCCACGCCGGTACCGGTGAGTGCGGGTTCTGGGCCGCGGAGGAGAGGACCACGGGCGCGTTCCTGGGCTGGTTCGAGTTCCGGCCGCTGGAGGGGGAGCGCTGGGACGTGGTGGAGCTGGGCTACCGGCTGCGCCGGCCGGCATGGGGCCGCGGCTACGCCACGGAGGGGTCCCTCGCGCTGATCGCCAAGGGCTTCACCGAACTGGGTGTACAGCGGGTGACGGCCAACACCATGGCGGTCAACAGCGGTTCCCGCCGCGTCATGGAGAAGGCCGGCCTGCGCTTCGCCCGCAGCTACGTCGGGGACTGGCCGGAGGTGATCGACGGCTCCGAGCACGGGGAGGTGGAGTACACCCTGACCAGGCAGGAGTGGCTGTCCTCCCGGACGGGCGCGGCCGGCGGCTGA
- a CDS encoding DUF4352 domain-containing protein, with amino-acid sequence MRIRAAALAAALLCLPLTACGGDDGDDKVTSRPKKQSSAPADPADDASQDGDAAPEQSEEAPEEEKQPEVAGIGDTITLKGQEEGTQLDVTVKKWLDPAQGANEYETPEEGKRWVAAQLLLVNTGSATYSDSPSNGLQLADTEGQRFDATLGEISAGPQMTSDLNLPKGDKALGWIVIEIPKASKPATLQFTMDSGYADQTGQWKIS; translated from the coding sequence ATGCGCATCCGCGCCGCCGCGCTCGCCGCCGCCCTGCTCTGTCTGCCGCTCACCGCCTGCGGCGGCGACGACGGCGACGACAAGGTCACCTCCCGGCCCAAGAAGCAGTCGTCCGCGCCCGCGGACCCGGCCGACGACGCGTCACAGGACGGCGACGCCGCCCCCGAGCAGTCCGAGGAGGCTCCCGAGGAGGAGAAGCAGCCCGAGGTGGCCGGGATCGGCGACACCATCACCCTCAAGGGCCAGGAGGAGGGCACCCAGCTCGACGTCACCGTCAAGAAGTGGCTCGACCCCGCCCAGGGCGCCAACGAGTACGAGACCCCCGAGGAGGGCAAGCGCTGGGTCGCCGCGCAGCTGCTGCTGGTCAACACGGGCAGCGCCACCTACAGCGACAGCCCCTCCAACGGCCTGCAGCTCGCCGACACCGAGGGCCAGCGGTTCGACGCCACCCTCGGCGAGATCAGCGCCGGCCCTCAGATGACCTCCGACCTCAACCTGCCCAAGGGCGACAAGGCGCTCGGCTGGATCGTGATCGAGATCCCCAAGGCGTCCAAGCCGGCCACCCTGCAGTTCACCATGGACAGCGGATACGCCGACCAGACCGGGCAGTGGAAGATCTCCTGA
- a CDS encoding four-helix bundle copper-binding protein, producing MTTAVKEMLNTYPADLGGVDQEALAACIEECLACAQACTACADACLSEAAVGELTKCIRTDMDCADMCTATAAVLSRHTGYDAHVTRAVLQACRTVCKSCADECGSHADEHEHCRLCAEACRSCQHACDRLLARLD from the coding sequence ATGACCACCGCGGTCAAGGAGATGCTGAACACCTACCCGGCAGATCTGGGCGGCGTGGACCAGGAGGCCCTGGCGGCCTGTATCGAGGAGTGCCTCGCCTGCGCCCAGGCGTGTACCGCCTGCGCGGACGCGTGCCTGTCGGAGGCGGCGGTCGGCGAGCTGACCAAGTGCATCCGCACCGACATGGACTGCGCGGACATGTGCACCGCGACCGCCGCCGTGCTCTCCCGCCACACCGGCTACGACGCCCACGTCACCCGTGCGGTGCTGCAGGCCTGCCGGACGGTGTGCAAGTCGTGTGCCGACGAGTGCGGGAGCCACGCCGACGAGCATGAACACTGCCGGCTGTGTGCCGAGGCGTGCCGCAGCTGCCAGCACGCGTGCGACCGGCTGCTCGCCCGGCTGGACTGA
- a CDS encoding SGNH/GDSL hydrolase family protein, with the protein MPTFAVRLRRALPAAALAAASVCTLAAAPVAPAAAPDRYVALGDSYSSGNGTYAADLNVLCYRSSRAYPYLVARHRPDTRLTFVACHGAKTEDIVNDQAAALDPDTDYVTLTVGGNDIGFAGLIANCLSGTGAGCAAAVAEAERKTAEELPGKLDRAYNAVRGGAPNARKVVVLGYARFFGADVSCRAAGGITPELAARLNRLADDLDVVIRDRATAAGFTYQDPSPAFAGHDVCAARPYLNGVRLSVADGWHPTRAGHKRGLAPLVRQVIG; encoded by the coding sequence TTGCCCACCTTCGCCGTCCGGCTGCGCCGGGCCCTGCCGGCCGCCGCGCTCGCGGCAGCCTCGGTCTGCACCCTCGCCGCCGCCCCCGTCGCCCCGGCCGCGGCGCCGGACCGGTACGTCGCGCTGGGGGACTCGTACTCCTCCGGCAACGGCACCTACGCCGCCGACCTGAACGTGCTGTGCTACCGCAGCAGCCGCGCCTACCCCTACCTCGTGGCACGGCACCGTCCGGACACCCGCCTGACCTTCGTCGCCTGCCACGGGGCGAAGACCGAGGACATCGTCAACGACCAGGCGGCGGCCCTGGACCCGGACACCGACTACGTGACGCTCACCGTCGGCGGCAACGACATCGGCTTCGCCGGACTCATCGCCAACTGCCTCAGCGGCACCGGGGCCGGCTGCGCCGCCGCCGTCGCGGAGGCGGAGCGGAAGACCGCCGAGGAACTGCCCGGCAAGCTCGACCGCGCCTACAACGCGGTCCGCGGCGGCGCCCCGAACGCCCGCAAGGTGGTGGTGCTCGGCTACGCCCGGTTCTTCGGCGCCGACGTCTCCTGCCGGGCCGCCGGCGGCATCACCCCCGAGCTGGCCGCCCGGCTCAACCGGCTCGCCGACGACCTCGACGTGGTGATCCGGGACCGGGCCACCGCCGCCGGCTTCACCTACCAGGACCCGTCCCCGGCGTTCGCCGGCCACGACGTGTGCGCCGCCAGGCCCTACCTCAACGGCGTCCGCCTCAGCGTCGCCGACGGCTGGCACCCGACCCGGGCCGGGCACAAGAGGGGACTGGCACCGCTGGTCCGCCAGGTCATCGGCTGA
- the wecB gene encoding non-hydrolyzing UDP-N-acetylglucosamine 2-epimerase, producing the protein MLVLGTRPEAIKLAPVARAMAASPHFQPMVVTTGQHREMLHQMLGLLGVGVKTDLAVMRERQDLADLTARLMRGLGHTLRTERPDLVVVQGDTTTALCGALTAFYERVPVAHVEAGLRTGVPDNPFPEELNRRLIGRIAHWHFAPTPSSARHLLAEGVPAGQVQVTGNTVVDNLLWVLAEGAGRSAFRTERRRILLTLHRRENQGTAMRTMGASLRRLADRGDVEIVLPLHRSPAVRDALLPELGDHPRVTVVDPLDYLDFAATLADCDLVLTDSGGVQEEAPGLGKPALVLRTTTERPEAVESGAALLVGTDPDTILATAGRLLDDPEEYARMARARHPFGDGRAAERILGRLTADLTAGPPGPAAGDPGPRHGPGAADGPASGRPGPAGGGAAGESGATEDGAPGGPDRCGGAADRDGFGRRGSRQGRTVRLRPAPARPLRAGPPPARRAPTIRRYDATGPRPRPGAPPAGSPSRWRSPSA; encoded by the coding sequence ATGCTCGTCCTGGGCACCCGCCCGGAGGCCATCAAACTCGCCCCGGTCGCCCGCGCGATGGCCGCCTCGCCCCACTTCCAGCCCATGGTGGTCACCACCGGACAGCACCGGGAGATGCTCCACCAGATGCTCGGCCTGCTCGGCGTCGGTGTGAAGACCGACCTCGCGGTGATGCGCGAGCGCCAGGACCTGGCCGACCTCACCGCCCGGCTGATGCGCGGCCTGGGCCACACCCTGCGCACCGAACGCCCCGACCTGGTGGTCGTCCAGGGCGACACCACCACCGCCCTGTGCGGCGCGCTCACCGCCTTCTACGAACGGGTGCCGGTCGCCCACGTCGAGGCCGGCCTGCGCACCGGGGTGCCGGACAACCCCTTCCCCGAGGAGCTCAACCGCCGCCTGATCGGGCGGATCGCCCACTGGCACTTCGCGCCCACCCCCTCCTCCGCCCGGCACCTGCTCGCCGAGGGCGTACCGGCCGGCCAGGTCCAGGTCACCGGGAACACGGTGGTGGACAACCTGCTGTGGGTGCTGGCCGAGGGCGCCGGACGCAGCGCCTTCCGCACCGAGCGGCGCCGGATCCTCCTCACCCTGCACCGGCGCGAGAACCAGGGGACGGCCATGCGCACCATGGGCGCGTCGCTGCGCCGGCTGGCGGACCGCGGTGACGTGGAGATCGTGCTGCCGCTGCACCGCAGCCCGGCGGTGCGCGACGCCCTCCTGCCGGAACTCGGGGACCACCCCCGGGTGACCGTCGTCGACCCCCTCGACTACCTGGACTTCGCGGCCACCCTCGCCGACTGCGACCTGGTGCTGACCGACTCCGGCGGCGTGCAGGAGGAGGCGCCCGGCCTCGGCAAGCCCGCGCTGGTGCTGCGCACCACCACCGAGCGGCCGGAGGCGGTGGAATCGGGCGCCGCCCTGCTGGTGGGCACCGACCCGGACACGATCCTGGCCACCGCCGGCCGGCTGCTGGACGACCCGGAGGAGTACGCCAGGATGGCGCGGGCCCGCCACCCCTTCGGCGACGGCCGGGCCGCCGAACGCATCCTGGGCCGGCTCACCGCCGACCTCACCGCCGGCCCGCCCGGGCCGGCGGCCGGCGATCCGGGCCCGCGGCACGGGCCGGGCGCGGCGGACGGCCCGGCCTCCGGCAGGCCGGGCCCCGCGGGCGGTGGCGCTGCCGGTGAGTCCGGCGCCACGGAGGACGGCGCCCCCGGTGGGCCGGACCGGTGCGGCGGGGCCGCAGACAGGGACGGGTTTGGTCGGCGGGGCTCCCGGCAGGGGCGGACGGTCCGGCTCCGCCCCGCCCCTGCGCGCCCCCTCCGCGCCGGGCCGCCGCCCGCCCGCCGGGCCCCTACGATCCGGCGGTATGACGCCACCGGTCCCCGCCCCCGCCCGGGCGCGCCCCCCGCCGGCTCGCCGTCGCGCTGGCGCTCGCCCTCGGCCTGA
- a CDS encoding NAD(P)-dependent oxidoreductase — MSRTIIFGAGGRAGRAALGEARRRGHRVTAVVRDPAAHRHLEAEGVDLAAGDVTDAGSVGRLARGHDAAVVAVYDPAAVPGEFYPATARALLAALPPAGVRRLVVVGLASLLETAGGTPLMDAPGFPQEYRAFVLGHAAGVEVLREAGAAPDWLVVSPSGDFDHDAPRTGRYVTGPGDPAARISYGDLAVAVLDEIEAPAHHRTHIGVRSS, encoded by the coding sequence ATGAGCCGGACCATCATCTTCGGTGCGGGAGGCAGAGCGGGCCGGGCGGCCCTCGGCGAGGCACGGCGCCGGGGCCACCGGGTCACGGCCGTGGTGCGGGACCCGGCGGCCCACCGGCACCTGGAGGCGGAAGGGGTGGACCTGGCGGCGGGGGACGTGACCGACGCCGGGTCCGTCGGCCGTCTCGCCCGGGGCCACGACGCCGCGGTGGTCGCCGTGTATGACCCCGCCGCGGTGCCCGGCGAGTTCTACCCGGCCACCGCCCGGGCGCTGCTCGCCGCGCTGCCGCCGGCCGGGGTGCGGCGGCTGGTCGTGGTGGGGCTGGCGTCGCTGCTGGAGACCGCCGGGGGGACGCCGCTGATGGACGCGCCCGGTTTCCCGCAGGAGTACCGCGCCTTCGTCCTCGGGCACGCGGCCGGCGTCGAGGTGCTGCGGGAGGCGGGTGCCGCGCCGGACTGGCTGGTCGTCAGTCCCTCGGGCGACTTCGACCACGACGCGCCGCGCACCGGACGGTACGTCACCGGCCCCGGCGACCCGGCCGCCCGGATCTCCTACGGTGACCTCGCCGTGGCGGTGCTGGACGAGATCGAGGCCCCCGCCCACCACCGCACCCACATAGGGGTCCGGAGCAGCTGA
- a CDS encoding glycoside hydrolase family 113 — translation MKTLGRAAAAVTAALAVLTGCSGGDDDPAGAPDRSGSAPGGPPGERIRGITLPAWDTGDYDRPEAVRYLRQIRDTGARWVVFTPTWYQDGRKRSAIRTTGETVSDHGVRRIVRLAHAEGLKVLLKPHVDLVGGGDRAEIRPADPDAWFASYRTFITHYARLARELDVERFAVGTELAGTSGDRARWSRVIDSVREVYPGRLTYAANYDEYARIRFWSALDVIGIDAYWPLTDRPTTDPAELAAGWREVVTELAAFSARHHRRVLFTEAGYVSQRGTTTAPYSWTVSDRTGEEEQAAAYQALLTAFEDRRWWAGVCWWMWDDWPDSGETPARLAYTPHGKPAEQVLRRWWRG, via the coding sequence ATGAAGACCCTCGGACGGGCCGCCGCGGCGGTGACCGCGGCGCTCGCCGTGCTGACCGGCTGCTCCGGCGGGGACGACGACCCGGCCGGCGCGCCGGACCGTTCCGGTTCCGCACCCGGCGGCCCGCCCGGCGAGCGGATCCGCGGCATCACCCTGCCGGCCTGGGACACCGGGGACTACGACCGGCCCGAGGCCGTGCGCTACCTGCGGCAGATCAGGGACACCGGCGCCCGCTGGGTGGTGTTCACCCCCACCTGGTACCAGGACGGCCGGAAACGGTCCGCGATCCGCACCACCGGGGAGACGGTCAGCGACCACGGGGTGCGGCGGATCGTCCGCCTGGCCCACGCCGAGGGGCTGAAAGTCCTGCTCAAACCGCATGTGGACCTGGTGGGCGGCGGGGACCGCGCGGAGATCAGGCCGGCCGACCCGGACGCCTGGTTCGCCTCCTACCGGACGTTCATCACGCACTACGCCCGGCTCGCCCGGGAGCTGGACGTGGAGCGGTTCGCGGTGGGCACCGAGCTGGCCGGAACCAGCGGCGACCGGGCGCGATGGTCGCGGGTGATCGACTCGGTGCGCGAGGTCTACCCGGGCCGCCTGACCTACGCCGCCAACTACGACGAGTACGCCCGGATCCGTTTCTGGTCCGCCCTCGACGTCATCGGCATCGACGCCTACTGGCCGCTGACGGACCGTCCCACCACCGACCCGGCGGAACTGGCCGCCGGGTGGCGGGAGGTGGTCACCGAGCTGGCGGCGTTCTCCGCCCGGCACCACCGGCGCGTGCTGTTCACCGAGGCGGGGTACGTCAGCCAGCGCGGGACCACCACGGCGCCCTACTCCTGGACGGTGAGCGACCGCACCGGGGAGGAGGAGCAGGCGGCGGCCTACCAGGCGTTGCTGACCGCCTTCGAGGACCGCCGGTGGTGGGCCGGGGTGTGCTGGTGGATGTGGGACGACTGGCCGGACAGCGGGGAGACCCCGGCCCGGCTGGCCTACACCCCGCACGGCAAGCCCGCCGAGCAGGTGCTGCGCCGCTGGTGGCGGGGGTGA
- a CDS encoding SRPBCC family protein, which yields MSMVKESVEVDVPVRTAYNQWTQFEEFPRFMEGVEEVTQLDDRHNHWRTKIGGVRREFDTEIVDQLPDERIAWRTTSGDTKQRGVVTFQRLDDTHTRVDLALEVEPSGAVEKAGDVTGVINRRIKGDMRRFKEYIEQQGGETGAWRGRIQPG from the coding sequence ATGAGCATGGTGAAGGAAAGCGTCGAGGTGGACGTCCCGGTGCGTACCGCCTACAACCAGTGGACCCAGTTCGAGGAGTTCCCCCGCTTCATGGAAGGCGTGGAGGAGGTCACCCAGCTGGACGACCGCCACAACCACTGGCGGACCAAGATCGGTGGTGTGCGGCGGGAGTTCGACACCGAGATCGTCGACCAGCTGCCGGACGAGCGGATCGCCTGGCGGACCACGAGCGGGGACACCAAGCAGCGGGGCGTGGTGACCTTCCAGCGCCTGGACGACACGCACACCCGCGTGGACCTGGCCCTGGAGGTCGAGCCCTCGGGCGCGGTGGAGAAGGCCGGGGACGTCACCGGGGTGATCAACCGCCGGATCAAGGGCGACATGCGGCGCTTCAAGGAGTACATCGAGCAGCAGGGCGGCGAGACCGGAGCCTGGCGCGGCCGGATCCAGCCCGGCTGA
- a CDS encoding family 16 glycoside hydrolase, translating into MHGPWRSVFHGYGRNTGGADRLDLVPRTAREPRRTHAGLVVSTARYGDVEYRARVRTVRQLRTPAPNPWEVAWLVWAYTDPEHFYYLALKPNGWELGKRDPRYRGGQRFLATGTPVFPAGEWARVSVRQQGARITVTVGDRPLVDFTDRERPYTSGNVGAYTEDAHAQFRDLFAVPRSRSSTSG; encoded by the coding sequence GTGCACGGGCCCTGGCGCTCGGTGTTCCACGGCTACGGCCGCAACACCGGGGGAGCGGACCGGCTGGACCTGGTCCCGCGCACCGCCCGCGAACCGCGCCGCACCCACGCCGGGCTGGTGGTGTCCACCGCCCGCTACGGCGACGTGGAGTACCGGGCCCGGGTGCGCACCGTCCGCCAGCTGCGCACCCCCGCCCCCAACCCGTGGGAGGTGGCGTGGCTGGTGTGGGCCTACACCGATCCCGAGCACTTCTACTACCTGGCGCTCAAACCCAACGGCTGGGAACTCGGCAAGCGCGATCCCCGGTACCGGGGCGGTCAGCGTTTCCTGGCCACCGGTACACCGGTGTTCCCGGCCGGGGAATGGGCCCGGGTGAGCGTGCGGCAGCAGGGGGCGCGGATCACCGTGACGGTGGGCGACCGCCCGCTGGTGGATTTCACCGATCGGGAACGTCCGTACACCTCGGGGAATGTGGGTGCCTACACCGAGGACGCGCACGCGCAGTTCCGTGATCTCTTCGCGGTACCCCGCTCCCGGTCCTCCACTTCCGGCTGA